In the genome of Microbacterium saperdae, one region contains:
- a CDS encoding ABC transporter ATP-binding protein, which translates to MTTTHTPVGVPTLEARNLVKDFHLRSGLKTTTLHAVKDVSFTIAAGKTVALVGESGSGKSTIARMLMKLETPTRGEILLDGKPSGTRGNALARYRSDVQMVFQDPFASLNPFHTIAHHLERPLRLHHPELSGVQVRERALELLDRVKLTPAAGFADRRPHELSGGQRQRVAIARALAPGARFIVADEPVSMLDVSIRLGVLNLLADLQREENLGVLYITHDLATARHFSDEIMVLYHGDVVERGPADEVILNPRHEYTKTLLGAAPEPDNLGRLRDEVRQELGST; encoded by the coding sequence ATGACCACCACACACACGCCCGTCGGGGTTCCCACGTTGGAGGCGCGGAATCTGGTGAAGGACTTCCACCTGCGTTCGGGGTTGAAGACGACGACTCTGCATGCGGTGAAGGATGTGTCGTTCACGATCGCTGCGGGGAAGACGGTGGCGTTGGTGGGGGAGTCGGGGTCGGGGAAGTCGACGATCGCGCGGATGTTGATGAAGTTGGAGACCCCGACCCGTGGGGAGATCCTGTTGGATGGGAAGCCGTCGGGCACCCGGGGTAACGCGTTGGCGCGGTATCGGTCGGATGTGCAGATGGTGTTCCAGGACCCGTTCGCGTCGTTGAACCCGTTCCACACGATCGCGCATCATCTCGAGCGCCCGTTGCGGTTGCATCACCCCGAGCTGTCGGGGGTCCAGGTGCGGGAGCGGGCGTTGGAGTTGCTGGATCGTGTCAAGCTCACACCGGCGGCGGGGTTCGCGGATCGGCGCCCGCATGAGCTCTCGGGTGGGCAGCGGCAGCGTGTCGCGATCGCGCGAGCACTGGCGCCGGGGGCCCGGTTCATCGTCGCGGACGAGCCGGTATCGATGTTGGACGTATCGATCCGGTTGGGGGTGTTGAACCTGCTCGCGGACCTGCAACGCGAGGAGAACCTCGGCGTGCTCTACATCACCCACGACCTCGCGACCGCCCGCCACTTCTCCGACGAGATCATGGTCCTCTACCACGGCGACGTCGTCGAACGCGGCCCCGCGGACGAGGTCATCCTGAACCCGCGACACGAGTACACCAAGACCCTCCTCGGCGCCGCACCGGAGCCAGACAACCTCGGACGCCTCCGCGACGAAGTCCGCCAAGAACTCGGCAGCACATGA
- a CDS encoding ABC transporter permease — protein sequence MADLIVSPTESTHAVAVTRSDRVRRRFPRMSGKLLTGVIMLGAIVLFGLIGPLVLGDPRDASFDALLPPSAEHPLGTTKLGFDVLSQVATGTQGSLFVGAVAGLVALVLALVFGVLAGYFGGALDEVLMLATNIMLVIPGLPLVMVIAAYVQNTDGLGDLARSSLLVALVLGITGWAGSAVVLRGTARSLRTRDYVAASVVAGERPLRVIFVEILPNLVPLLAAQLIFGVIFAVLGEAGLSYLGLGPTGSITLGTVLNDAQTGQAVGSGAWWWFVPPGAIIALIGTALSLINFAIDEVVNPKLRLVPMAARRQRRARRAGRGIGGEGAVA from the coding sequence ATGGCTGACCTGATCGTTTCTCCCACAGAGTCCACGCATGCCGTGGCCGTCACCCGATCGGACCGCGTCCGACGACGCTTCCCGCGGATGTCGGGGAAGCTCCTCACCGGTGTGATCATGCTCGGCGCGATCGTGCTGTTCGGGCTCATCGGTCCGTTGGTGCTCGGTGATCCGCGGGACGCGAGCTTCGATGCGCTGCTGCCGCCGAGCGCCGAGCATCCTCTCGGCACGACGAAGCTCGGCTTCGATGTGCTGTCGCAGGTCGCCACGGGCACCCAGGGCTCGCTGTTCGTCGGGGCGGTGGCCGGTCTGGTGGCTCTGGTCCTCGCGCTCGTGTTCGGCGTGCTCGCGGGTTACTTCGGGGGCGCCCTGGACGAGGTGCTGATGCTCGCCACGAACATCATGCTCGTGATTCCGGGGCTGCCGCTGGTCATGGTGATCGCCGCCTACGTGCAGAACACCGACGGTCTGGGGGATCTGGCGCGCAGCTCGCTGCTGGTGGCGCTGGTGCTGGGGATCACCGGGTGGGCAGGCTCGGCTGTGGTGCTGCGCGGCACGGCCCGCTCTCTGCGCACCAGGGACTACGTCGCCGCCTCGGTGGTCGCCGGGGAGCGTCCGTTGCGGGTGATCTTCGTGGAGATCCTCCCGAACCTGGTGCCGCTGTTGGCCGCGCAGCTCATCTTCGGGGTGATCTTCGCGGTGCTGGGGGAGGCGGGGCTCTCGTATCTCGGACTGGGACCGACGGGGTCCATCACGCTGGGAACCGTGCTCAACGATGCGCAGACGGGACAGGCCGTCGGCAGCGGAGCGTGGTGGTGGTTCGTGCCGCCGGGAGCGATCATCGCGCTCATCGGCACGGCGCTCTCGCTGATCAATTTCGCGATCGACGAGGTCGTGAACCCGAAGCTGCGGTTGGTTCCGATGGCAGCACGTCGGCAGCGGCGTGCACGTCGTGCCGGGCGTGGCATCGGTGGAGAAGGAGCAGTCGCATGA